In Camelus dromedarius isolate mCamDro1 chromosome 28, mCamDro1.pat, whole genome shotgun sequence, a genomic segment contains:
- the LOC105100530 gene encoding serpin B12-like isoform X1, giving the protein MAFRLDESQSKPVQMMRLQGLLKLGSIKEPRVQVLEMPDAEDHLSMVIVLPSEDVGLGRVTREITYEKLNNWLGSANMKDAAVVLHLPQLRLDGYHEDLTSILAALGMADVFDLSRANLSGITAGSGLVVSKIIHKATLEVTESGSESTFTNQTSKAENPEIFKVDRPFLLFILHKETKMILFYGRVSTP; this is encoded by the exons TCCCAGAGCAAGCCTGTTCAGATGATGCGGCTGCAAGGGCTCCTGAAACTGGGCTCCATCAAGGAGCCTCGGGTGCAGGTCCTTGAGATGCCGGATGCAGAGGATCACCTGAGTATGGTCATCGTCCTACCCAGCGAGGACGTCGGCCTGGGACGG GTAACCAGGGAAATCACTTACGAGAAACTAAATAACTGGTTAGGCTCAGCCAACATGAAAGATGCAGCTGTGGTTCTGCACCTGCCCCAGCTCCGACTCGACGGGTACCATGAAGACCTGACTTCCATACTGGCAGCTCTGGGAATGGCTGATGTCTTCGATCTCTCAAGGGCTAACTTGTCTGGCATAACTGCAGGAAGTGGCCTCGTGGTCTCCAAGATAATCCATAAGGCCACGCTGGAGGTTACTGAGAGTGGCTCAGAATCCACGTTTACCAACCAAACAAGCAAAGCGGAAAATCCTGAAATCTTCAAGGTGGATCGTCCTTTCCTCTTGTTTATCCTACACAAGGAAACAAAGATGATTCTCTTCTACGGCAGAGTCTCCACCCCTtaa
- the LOC105100530 gene encoding serpin B12-like isoform X2, giving the protein MAFRLDEVLSWLNYFFFPLKSQSKPVQMMRLQGLLKLGSIKEPRVQVLEMPDAEDHLSMVIVLPSEDVGLGRVTREITYEKLNNWLGSANMKDAAVVLHLPQLRLDGYHEDLTSILAALGMADVFDLSRANLSGITAGSGLVVSKIIHKATLEVTESGSESTFTNQTSKAENPEIFKVDRPFLLFILHKETKMILFYGRVSTP; this is encoded by the exons TCCCAGAGCAAGCCTGTTCAGATGATGCGGCTGCAAGGGCTCCTGAAACTGGGCTCCATCAAGGAGCCTCGGGTGCAGGTCCTTGAGATGCCGGATGCAGAGGATCACCTGAGTATGGTCATCGTCCTACCCAGCGAGGACGTCGGCCTGGGACGG GTAACCAGGGAAATCACTTACGAGAAACTAAATAACTGGTTAGGCTCAGCCAACATGAAAGATGCAGCTGTGGTTCTGCACCTGCCCCAGCTCCGACTCGACGGGTACCATGAAGACCTGACTTCCATACTGGCAGCTCTGGGAATGGCTGATGTCTTCGATCTCTCAAGGGCTAACTTGTCTGGCATAACTGCAGGAAGTGGCCTCGTGGTCTCCAAGATAATCCATAAGGCCACGCTGGAGGTTACTGAGAGTGGCTCAGAATCCACGTTTACCAACCAAACAAGCAAAGCGGAAAATCCTGAAATCTTCAAGGTGGATCGTCCTTTCCTCTTGTTTATCCTACACAAGGAAACAAAGATGATTCTCTTCTACGGCAGAGTCTCCACCCCTtaa